The following proteins are co-located in the Echinicola sp. 20G genome:
- a CDS encoding DUF4168 domain-containing protein: protein MKKLKVLGVLSLILLLGSVMQVAAQQAQGNMNFTDEDYEKFVDINTEIIPVQQKVQGEMMKVIEEEGLEVARFQQLARAQQSGNIKEASEDPEEIAKFNKAGQKVMEMQQEVQTKVQGLILENDFTVQKFQQMSMAYNQDQEVKAKIDTLMSKKMKKE from the coding sequence ATGAAGAAGCTAAAAGTATTAGGTGTATTGAGTTTAATATTATTGCTGGGATCGGTGATGCAGGTAGCTGCACAGCAGGCCCAAGGAAATATGAATTTCACCGATGAGGATTACGAGAAGTTTGTAGACATCAACACTGAAATCATCCCTGTACAACAAAAAGTACAAGGCGAAATGATGAAGGTCATAGAGGAAGAAGGGCTTGAGGTGGCTCGTTTTCAACAGTTAGCCAGGGCACAGCAAAGTGGGAATATCAAGGAAGCTTCTGAGGACCCAGAAGAGATAGCTAAATTTAACAAGGCCGGACAAAAAGTAATGGAAATGCAACAAGAAGTGCAAACGAAAGTTCAGGGATTGATCTTGGAAAATGATTTTACAGTCCAGAAGTTTCAGCAAATGTCGATGGCTTATAATCAAGATCAGGAAGTGAAAGCCAAGATTGATACCTTGATGAGTAAGAAAATGAAAAAAGAATAG
- a CDS encoding isoprenyl transferase, with protein sequence MKEELDKERIPNHIAVIMDGNGRWAQGKGAKRVFGHRNAITAVRETITGANDLGVKYLTLYTFSTENWSRPKFEVNAIMELLVKTLTDQVPNLMKDNVKLTLIGDINTLPKRGQAKLKEAMEVTSGNTGLTLILALSYSGRWEITNSIKDIAKKVADKELDVEAITEDLIAAHLLTKDYPDPELLIRTSGELRISNFLLWQLAYTELYFTEVLWPDFRKEHLFEAVSDYQNRERRFGKTGAQIKS encoded by the coding sequence ATGAAGGAAGAGTTAGACAAGGAAAGAATTCCTAATCACATTGCGGTAATCATGGATGGCAATGGCCGATGGGCGCAGGGCAAGGGAGCCAAGCGTGTCTTTGGCCACAGAAATGCCATTACCGCTGTTCGGGAAACGATCACTGGCGCAAACGACCTTGGTGTAAAGTATTTGACACTTTATACCTTTTCCACAGAAAACTGGTCAAGACCCAAGTTTGAGGTGAATGCCATCATGGAGCTTTTGGTGAAGACATTGACCGATCAAGTGCCCAACCTGATGAAGGATAACGTTAAGTTGACACTGATAGGAGATATCAATACTTTGCCCAAAAGAGGCCAGGCCAAATTGAAGGAAGCTATGGAAGTGACTTCTGGGAATACAGGCTTGACATTGATCCTGGCGCTGAGTTATAGTGGGAGATGGGAAATTACCAATTCAATCAAGGACATTGCCAAAAAAGTAGCTGACAAAGAGCTTGATGTAGAAGCAATCACAGAAGACCTGATTGCGGCACACTTGCTGACCAAGGACTATCCTGATCCGGAATTATTGATCAGGACCAGCGGCGAGTTGCGGATCAGTAATTTTCTGCTTTGGCAATTGGCTTACACAGAGCTGTATTTTACAGAAGTGTTGTGGCCGGACTTTAGAAAAGAGCACCTGTTTGAAGCAGTGTCGGACTACCAAAATAGGGAAAGACGCTTTGGCAAGACAGGGGCACAGATAAAATCATGA
- a CDS encoding DUF2179 domain-containing protein — protein sequence MEEFFSSIGIDNEVFSYVVMPLLIFFARVCDVSINTLRIMFVLNGKKNVAPILGFFEALIWLLAIGQIFQNIDNPLSYLAYAGGFGAGTYIGMVIEEKLALGRVLVRVITKDPMPELIDFMKERDFRFTNVGAEGRYGKVNLLFTVMKRDVLKEYIAKVKEVNDKAFYTIESVKRISEDDFNVMEDRPRFTAKVFNRVRK from the coding sequence ATGGAAGAGTTCTTTAGTTCTATCGGGATTGATAATGAAGTTTTTAGCTATGTGGTGATGCCATTGCTGATTTTCTTTGCCAGGGTTTGTGATGTCAGTATCAATACATTGAGGATCATGTTTGTCCTTAATGGCAAGAAAAATGTGGCGCCTATTTTGGGCTTTTTTGAGGCCTTGATATGGTTACTGGCCATCGGACAGATTTTTCAGAATATTGACAACCCCTTGTCTTACCTCGCCTATGCAGGCGGGTTTGGGGCAGGAACCTATATAGGAATGGTAATTGAAGAAAAACTGGCCTTGGGGAGGGTGCTGGTAAGGGTAATTACAAAAGACCCCATGCCGGAGCTGATTGATTTTATGAAAGAAAGGGATTTTCGCTTTACCAATGTGGGTGCAGAAGGCCGGTATGGTAAGGTGAATTTACTTTTTACGGTGATGAAGCGAGATGTGCTGAAGGAATATATTGCTAAGGTCAAGGAAGTTAATGATAAGGCTTTTTATACCATTGAAAGTGTGAAGCGGATTAGCGAAGACGACTTTAACGTGATGGAAGATCGCCCCAGGTTCACAGCCAAGGTATTTAACAGAGTTCGAAAATAA
- the hemH gene encoding ferrochelatase, whose product MKEVAKTGVLLVNLGTPDSTAVPHVRKYLREFLMDGRVIDIPFLSRWLLVNCIIAPFRAPKSAAEYRKLWTDRGSPLLFHTEDLKDKLVQQLDSKQYHVEMAMRYQTPSIENGLMALQEAKVKKIIVLPLFPQYASATNGSVIDKVMEIISKWQVVPSISYVARFMDHPLFLEAWREIADGTKGDQEYDAYLFSYHGLPERQIQKASCNGYCQLNAKCCSIQTSSNQYCYRAQCFYTTRLLADKMGLPADKVHTSFQSRLGKDPWVQPYTEDTIKELAKNGAKKVLAFSPAFVADCLETTVEVGEEYKEVFEEAGGEQWDLVPCLNSNDTWVDCVRQLVLENS is encoded by the coding sequence ATGAAAGAAGTGGCGAAAACCGGTGTGTTGCTGGTCAATTTAGGGACTCCAGACAGCACAGCTGTACCCCATGTAAGAAAATATTTACGGGAATTTTTAATGGATGGAAGGGTCATAGATATTCCTTTTTTGTCGAGGTGGTTGCTGGTAAATTGTATCATTGCTCCTTTTAGAGCGCCTAAGTCTGCTGCCGAATACCGTAAATTGTGGACCGACCGTGGTTCTCCATTGCTTTTTCACACTGAGGACCTCAAGGATAAATTGGTCCAACAGCTAGACTCCAAACAATACCATGTAGAGATGGCGATGCGCTATCAAACTCCTAGCATAGAAAATGGACTTATGGCTTTGCAAGAAGCAAAAGTGAAGAAAATCATTGTGCTGCCTTTGTTCCCTCAATATGCTTCAGCTACGAATGGTTCGGTAATTGACAAAGTGATGGAGATCATCAGTAAATGGCAAGTGGTTCCTTCAATAAGTTATGTGGCAAGGTTTATGGATCACCCTTTATTTTTGGAAGCGTGGAGGGAAATAGCTGACGGGACCAAAGGAGACCAGGAATATGATGCTTACCTATTCTCCTATCATGGTTTGCCAGAGCGACAGATCCAAAAGGCATCTTGTAATGGCTACTGTCAATTAAATGCCAAATGCTGTTCTATCCAAACTTCTTCTAATCAATACTGTTACAGGGCACAATGTTTCTATACAACGAGACTATTAGCTGATAAAATGGGGCTGCCAGCAGATAAGGTACATACTTCCTTCCAGTCCAGGTTGGGAAAAGACCCTTGGGTTCAGCCTTATACTGAGGATACGATCAAGGAACTGGCAAAAAACGGAGCAAAGAAGGTGTTGGCTTTTTCACCAGCATTTGTAGCGGATTGTCTGGAAACCACTGTCGAAGTAGGGGAGGAATACAAAGAGGTGTTTGAAGAGGCAGGAGGAGAGCAATGGGACTTGGTACCCTGTCTCAATTCCAATGATACTTGGGTTGATTGTGTAAGACAGTTGGTTTTAGAGAATAGTTGA
- a CDS encoding OmpH family outer membrane protein, which translates to MKVRIILSAIAMFGFCLVAQAQDVKIGYTNVEVLMSLMPEMEQIDADMKDYGTQLRTNVDTKSQNFQREAQAYQQAAATMTDEARAAKEQELMKMRDEAAKYEQDAQVSYQRKLSELLEPVQTKVFNAINTVAAEHNYTHIFSETAGQAPVLLYTKEADKFTELVAAKLGIELPEQMPEDANLPQ; encoded by the coding sequence ATGAAAGTAAGAATTATCCTTTCAGCCATTGCAATGTTTGGCTTTTGCTTGGTAGCACAAGCGCAAGACGTGAAAATTGGCTATACCAACGTGGAAGTGTTGATGAGTTTGATGCCGGAGATGGAGCAGATCGATGCCGACATGAAAGATTACGGTACACAGTTAAGAACAAATGTTGATACAAAATCTCAAAATTTTCAAAGAGAGGCACAGGCATATCAACAAGCGGCTGCCACTATGACGGATGAAGCTAGAGCTGCTAAAGAGCAGGAATTGATGAAGATGCGTGATGAAGCGGCAAAATATGAACAAGATGCTCAGGTTTCTTACCAAAGAAAACTAAGCGAATTGTTAGAGCCAGTACAGACTAAAGTGTTCAATGCCATCAATACCGTTGCGGCAGAGCATAACTATACGCACATCTTTTCTGAGACTGCAGGTCAGGCTCCAGTATTGCTTTACACTAAAGAAGCTGACAAGTTTACAGAGTTGGTAGCGGCAAAATTGGGAATTGAACTTCCTGAGCAGATGCCAGAAGATGCTAATCTTCCTCAATAA
- the trxA gene encoding thioredoxin produces MAKKKFKEIIAKSEEAVLVDFYADWCGPCQTMSPIVQEVANEFAGKVKVLKVNIDKNQQAALNFAVRSIPHFILFKKGKILWRKGGLMTKRELVSNLKGYL; encoded by the coding sequence ATGGCTAAAAAGAAATTTAAAGAAATCATTGCCAAGTCTGAGGAAGCAGTATTGGTAGACTTTTATGCGGATTGGTGCGGTCCTTGTCAAACCATGTCTCCCATAGTACAGGAAGTGGCCAATGAATTTGCAGGTAAGGTAAAAGTCCTAAAAGTCAATATTGACAAAAACCAACAAGCGGCATTGAATTTTGCTGTTCGGTCCATCCCTCACTTTATTTTGTTCAAGAAGGGAAAGATTCTTTGGAGGAAGGGAGGATTAATGACCAAGCGGGAGTTGGTAAGTAATCTTAAGGGGTATTTGTGA
- a CDS encoding RluA family pseudouridine synthase, whose translation MTEELDDEIFDQEGEGLNEHLRIEVDKGQSALRLDKFLTDKVANATRNKVQQAIENGDVRVNDGFSKANYKIKPGDVITVMLEAPNTETEVLAEKIDLDILFEDDHLLVVNKPAGMVVHPAYGNWTGTLVNGLVYHFNQLPELPGNTGRPGLVHRIDKDTSGLLVIAKSEAAMTDLARQFFDHSIERTYIALVWGEPTEEEGTINAHVGRSAKNRKVMDTFPDGDQGKHAITHWKVLERLRYVSLLQCNLETGRTHQIRTHMKYLGHPLFNDEMYGGDKIRKGTQFSKYKTFIQNCFKLLPRQALHAKSLGFIHPFTKEFMQFDSDLPEDMKGVLGKWHNYVNLDDY comes from the coding sequence ATGACTGAAGAATTAGACGACGAAATTTTTGACCAAGAAGGAGAGGGGCTTAATGAGCACTTGAGAATTGAAGTAGATAAGGGGCAGAGTGCTTTGAGGTTGGATAAATTTTTGACAGATAAAGTAGCCAATGCCACGAGGAATAAGGTTCAACAAGCCATTGAAAATGGAGATGTAAGGGTGAATGATGGTTTTTCAAAGGCCAACTATAAAATCAAACCGGGCGATGTCATCACTGTAATGCTAGAAGCACCAAATACAGAAACAGAGGTGCTAGCAGAAAAAATCGATTTGGACATTCTTTTTGAGGATGATCATTTGTTGGTGGTCAACAAACCTGCTGGTATGGTGGTGCATCCCGCTTATGGGAACTGGACGGGTACTTTGGTCAATGGATTGGTTTATCATTTTAATCAATTACCGGAATTACCAGGAAACACGGGAAGACCTGGCCTGGTACATCGAATTGACAAGGATACAAGTGGGTTGTTGGTGATAGCCAAATCAGAAGCGGCCATGACAGATTTGGCGAGACAGTTTTTTGATCATAGTATTGAGCGAACCTATATCGCTTTGGTCTGGGGAGAACCCACCGAAGAAGAAGGTACCATTAATGCCCATGTAGGGAGAAGTGCTAAAAATAGGAAAGTAATGGATACTTTTCCGGATGGGGATCAGGGAAAGCATGCGATTACCCATTGGAAAGTGCTTGAGCGTTTGCGCTATGTTTCCTTATTGCAATGTAATTTGGAAACAGGTCGTACGCATCAGATTCGGACACATATGAAGTATTTGGGGCATCCCTTATTTAATGATGAGATGTATGGAGGAGATAAAATCAGAAAAGGAACCCAGTTTTCTAAATACAAAACCTTTATTCAGAATTGTTTCAAGTTATTACCGAGACAGGCTTTGCATGCCAAATCATTAGGTTTTATTCATCCATTTACCAAGGAGTTTATGCAGTTTGATTCTGATTTACCAGAAGATATGAAGGGTGTTTTAGGGAAATGGCATAATTATGTAAATCTCGATGATTATTAG
- a CDS encoding MFS transporter — MDGLQQKKGRANGLLILGIILVSFCLRPSITSVGPLIPMIREDLDLSNAWAGFLTTLPLLTFATFSLFSSAIGARLGNVRAILLGLVLIGLGVFVRVQAGPVLLFLGTGLTGIGIVICNVLLIPLIKVKLPHKIGIMTSIYTTGMSLFAAVGTGVSVPLAVDYNLGWRGSLLFWIGLIAFAIVVWIPQVRKNKVKGPDEGLTGGKNVWKSKLAWQVSIFMGIQSMMFFTLIAWLPDLLITKGFSAGQAGLLMSLMQIVGLIGSFIAPLVAVKFDEQVKTSFGIGTVYFLGFLTLFTQSELMIYIGLTLVGFCLGASISLVYTLIGLRTEGATTARLSGMAQSAGYYLAALGPLIVGVLFDIFQNWNILILLMLLCAVVFGLLGTKVGKNVKV; from the coding sequence ATGGATGGATTGCAGCAAAAGAAAGGAAGGGCAAATGGTTTGCTCATTTTGGGGATCATTTTAGTTTCCTTTTGTTTAAGGCCTTCAATTACTTCTGTTGGGCCACTTATTCCGATGATTAGGGAAGATTTGGATTTGTCGAATGCTTGGGCGGGTTTTTTGACCACATTGCCCTTGTTGACTTTTGCGACTTTTTCCTTGTTTTCATCTGCCATTGGAGCCCGGTTAGGAAATGTCAGGGCCATCCTGCTGGGGCTGGTATTGATAGGACTTGGTGTCTTTGTCAGGGTACAGGCAGGCCCTGTACTTTTGTTTTTAGGGACGGGCTTGACAGGTATTGGTATCGTAATATGCAATGTATTGTTGATCCCTTTGATCAAAGTGAAGCTTCCGCATAAAATAGGTATCATGACCAGTATCTATACTACTGGGATGTCCCTTTTTGCAGCGGTAGGTACAGGGGTGAGCGTGCCCTTGGCCGTAGATTATAACTTGGGTTGGAGGGGATCTCTGCTTTTTTGGATTGGTCTGATTGCGTTTGCTATAGTCGTTTGGATTCCTCAAGTGAGGAAGAATAAAGTAAAAGGGCCGGATGAAGGGCTTACTGGCGGTAAAAATGTTTGGAAATCAAAGCTTGCTTGGCAAGTCAGCATCTTTATGGGGATTCAGTCCATGATGTTTTTTACGCTAATTGCATGGCTTCCTGATTTATTGATTACCAAGGGCTTCTCGGCCGGGCAAGCAGGTTTATTGATGAGTTTGATGCAGATTGTAGGCTTGATCGGGTCATTCATAGCGCCTCTAGTGGCTGTGAAGTTTGATGAACAAGTAAAGACTTCATTTGGGATTGGAACAGTTTACTTTTTAGGTTTTTTGACACTTTTTACCCAAAGTGAATTGATGATCTATATTGGACTTACTTTAGTTGGTTTTTGTTTGGGAGCCAGTATTAGTTTGGTCTACACTTTGATAGGATTACGCACTGAAGGTGCTACCACAGCCAGGTTGTCAGGGATGGCACAATCAGCCGGGTACTACTTGGCGGCTTTAGGGCCATTAATAGTGGGGGTGCTTTTTGATATCTTTCAAAATTGGAATATTTTGATTTTGCTCATGCTGCTATGTGCTGTAGTCTTTGGGCTTTTGGGCACAAAGGTGGGCAAAAATGTTAAAGTTTAG
- a CDS encoding 1-aminocyclopropane-1-carboxylate deaminase/D-cysteine desulfhydrase yields the protein MKSTLSPLLEAHPYPTQKILIPELQTFKLQLYIKRLDMVHPKVSGNKFFKLKYNLAEAKEKGNDTLLTFGGAYSNHIQATAAAAQSEGFKSIGIIRGEPSISPSPTIRFALQSGMDIQYMDRSTYRNKKSKEVTQSLTDRFGSFYMIPEGGTNSLAIKGTAEIISPEDLSMDYICSCIGTGGTLAGLIQSAMPHQKIVGISSLKGDFVHDEMKSILQQHKVKHSNSYEIFTNYHFGGYAKHKPELIQFIMDFKKSFGIPLDPVYTGKLLYAVLDLVKKGHFKPNSNILVIHSGGLQGIRGFNERFGTSLADH from the coding sequence ATGAAATCAACTCTATCACCCTTGCTGGAAGCACATCCATACCCCACTCAAAAGATTTTAATCCCTGAACTCCAAACGTTCAAGCTCCAACTTTATATCAAAAGGTTGGACATGGTTCATCCAAAAGTCAGTGGCAACAAGTTTTTTAAACTAAAATACAATCTAGCAGAAGCCAAAGAGAAAGGTAATGACACTTTACTTACTTTTGGGGGAGCTTATTCCAACCACATCCAAGCTACCGCAGCAGCAGCCCAATCAGAAGGTTTTAAGAGCATAGGCATTATCCGTGGAGAACCATCCATTTCACCAAGTCCAACCATCCGGTTTGCATTGCAAAGTGGAATGGACATCCAATATATGGACCGTAGCACCTATCGAAATAAAAAGAGTAAAGAAGTTACCCAAAGTTTAACCGATAGGTTTGGCAGCTTTTATATGATTCCAGAAGGAGGCACCAATTCCCTGGCCATAAAGGGCACGGCAGAAATCATTAGCCCCGAAGACCTGAGCATGGACTATATTTGCAGCTGTATTGGCACTGGAGGAACCTTGGCCGGGCTTATCCAATCCGCCATGCCACACCAAAAAATAGTAGGGATTTCATCCCTAAAAGGAGATTTCGTTCATGATGAAATGAAATCAATTTTACAGCAGCACAAAGTTAAACATTCCAATAGTTACGAAATTTTCACCAATTACCATTTTGGTGGATACGCCAAACACAAACCCGAATTGATCCAATTCATTATGGATTTCAAAAAATCCTTTGGCATCCCACTTGACCCAGTATATACGGGAAAATTACTTTATGCTGTCTTAGACTTGGTCAAAAAAGGCCATTTCAAACCAAATTCAAATATTTTAGTCATTCATTCTGGTGGCCTGCAGGGCATTAGAGGCTTCAATGAGCGCTTTGGAACATCCTTGGCAGACCATTAA
- a CDS encoding outer membrane protein assembly factor, whose product MRRSLLLICLLLFAGISQAQIRLGQSRYAVQKPVDILDLNYAQPQTYKIAEIKAVGLSTLDETAIISLSGLKVGDEISVPGDAISSALKKLWGQGIIGDVKIMVTKIEGDEIYLLLDLTERPRFSIVEFSGVSQTQESELRDKIQIRGRVVRDDVLNTSKRNIKEYFVEKGYLNTEVKIIQERDTSFPNSVKLRFDVDKKSKIKINEIAIEGNENITDGKIKKKMKKTNEHARVRIFRNVFSRVANASPENVANSVTNRKVVSDEELKTYINKNFKLNFFSSSKFNKKEYRNDKDNVISFYQNKGYRDAAITRDSVYNFDERTVNIDLDIEEGKQYYYRNISFTGNYIHDNKVLLQKLGIEKGDVYNKELLDKRLNYDPTKGDDISSLYQDDGYLFFTIEPVEVNVKQDSIDIEMRIFEGPQVTVNSVSIEGNERTSDHVVMREIRILPGQKFNRALLVRTIRELSQIGYFDPETINPDLRPNFEDATVDIVFQLEERPNDQIELSGGWGGFYGFVGTVGLVFNNFSVKNIGDFSKWRPLPVGDGQKLSLRVQANGKSFQNYSFSFTEPWFGGKKPNALSVSFNHSVQRQIDIYNQSNFGEELGFFKITGVTVGLAKRVTWPDDYFSVSNSLQFQIYEFDEYGRSFGLSYATGRSNSLTYNFTVSRSNVDSPIYPRMGSNISLSANFTPPYSAFNKNITAESPDEEKYKWLEYHKWMFDAKFYTPIFGSSKFVISARTHMGFLGSYGNKIGIIPLERFVMGGDGMTFNNFSLGQDIIGLRGYENQVITPGRLTRGQEGADPYGGIVYNKHVMELRFLVSPNPSATIFLLGFAEAGNNWGSYSEFNPYDLKKSAGFGARIFMPAFGLLGIDWGYGFDPAPGEIQPSGGMFHFTIGQQFR is encoded by the coding sequence ATGAGAAGAAGCTTACTCTTAATATGCTTACTCCTTTTTGCAGGCATTTCTCAGGCCCAGATTAGACTGGGACAGAGTCGTTATGCAGTGCAAAAACCAGTGGATATTTTAGATCTTAACTATGCACAGCCGCAAACCTACAAGATTGCGGAAATCAAAGCGGTAGGTTTATCCACGCTAGATGAAACGGCTATTATTTCACTTTCCGGTTTGAAGGTAGGTGACGAAATCAGCGTACCGGGTGATGCGATTTCCAGTGCCTTAAAGAAGCTTTGGGGGCAAGGAATTATCGGCGATGTGAAAATCATGGTCACCAAGATAGAAGGAGATGAAATTTACCTATTGCTTGACCTGACCGAAAGGCCACGCTTTAGCATAGTGGAGTTTAGTGGGGTTTCCCAAACCCAAGAAAGTGAGCTTCGTGATAAGATACAGATCAGAGGACGCGTGGTTCGTGACGATGTATTGAATACTTCCAAAAGAAACATCAAGGAATACTTCGTGGAGAAAGGTTACCTCAATACTGAAGTGAAAATCATTCAGGAAAGAGATACTTCATTCCCCAACAGTGTGAAGTTGCGCTTTGATGTGGACAAGAAGTCCAAGATCAAAATCAATGAAATTGCCATTGAAGGAAACGAGAACATCACAGATGGCAAGATCAAAAAGAAGATGAAGAAGACCAATGAGCATGCGCGTGTGCGGATCTTCAGGAATGTCTTCTCTAGGGTAGCCAATGCAAGCCCAGAAAATGTTGCCAACAGTGTCACCAATAGAAAAGTGGTTTCTGATGAGGAATTAAAAACCTACATAAACAAGAACTTTAAGCTTAACTTCTTTAGCTCTTCCAAATTCAATAAGAAAGAGTATAGAAACGATAAGGACAATGTAATCAGTTTCTATCAGAATAAAGGTTATAGAGATGCAGCGATCACACGGGACTCTGTTTATAACTTTGATGAAAGAACAGTAAATATTGACCTGGATATCGAAGAAGGTAAGCAGTATTATTACAGGAATATCTCGTTTACCGGGAATTATATCCACGATAACAAAGTGCTTCTTCAGAAGTTGGGCATCGAAAAAGGGGATGTTTATAATAAGGAGCTTTTGGACAAGCGTCTTAATTATGACCCTACTAAGGGAGATGATATCAGCTCCCTGTACCAAGATGATGGTTACTTGTTCTTTACCATTGAGCCAGTAGAGGTCAATGTAAAGCAAGATTCTATTGATATTGAAATGAGGATATTTGAAGGGCCTCAAGTAACGGTAAACAGTGTTTCCATTGAAGGAAATGAGCGTACTTCTGATCACGTGGTTATGCGTGAAATCAGGATTTTACCAGGACAGAAATTCAATAGAGCCCTATTGGTAAGAACAATCAGAGAGCTTTCACAGATTGGTTACTTCGATCCGGAAACCATTAATCCAGACCTAAGACCAAACTTTGAAGACGCAACAGTGGATATTGTCTTCCAGTTGGAGGAAAGACCTAATGACCAGATTGAATTGTCCGGTGGTTGGGGCGGTTTCTACGGTTTCGTAGGTACTGTTGGTTTGGTGTTCAATAACTTCTCAGTGAAAAATATTGGAGACTTCTCTAAGTGGAGACCGCTTCCGGTGGGCGATGGACAGAAGCTAAGCTTAAGGGTACAGGCCAATGGTAAGAGTTTCCAAAACTATAGTTTCTCCTTTACGGAACCTTGGTTTGGAGGGAAGAAGCCAAATGCTTTAAGTGTAAGTTTTAACCACTCAGTTCAGCGACAGATTGACATCTACAACCAATCTAACTTTGGAGAAGAATTAGGCTTCTTTAAAATTACTGGGGTAACTGTGGGCTTGGCCAAAAGGGTAACATGGCCGGATGATTATTTCAGTGTAAGTAATTCCCTACAGTTCCAGATTTATGAGTTTGATGAATATGGTAGAAGTTTTGGTTTAAGTTATGCAACGGGTAGATCAAACAGTTTGACTTATAATTTCACGGTAAGTAGATCCAATGTGGATAGTCCTATTTATCCAAGAATGGGATCAAATATTTCCTTAAGTGCGAATTTTACACCACCATATTCAGCCTTTAATAAGAACATTACTGCTGAGTCTCCGGATGAGGAAAAATACAAATGGTTGGAATACCACAAGTGGATGTTCGATGCCAAATTCTATACGCCGATCTTTGGATCAAGTAAATTCGTGATCAGTGCGAGAACACACATGGGCTTCTTGGGATCCTATGGAAACAAGATTGGCATCATCCCTCTTGAAAGGTTCGTAATGGGTGGTGATGGTATGACATTTAACAACTTCTCCCTTGGTCAGGACATTATTGGCTTGAGAGGTTATGAAAATCAGGTGATCACACCAGGAAGATTGACTAGGGGGCAAGAAGGGGCAGATCCATACGGTGGTATCGTTTATAACAAACACGTAATGGAATTGAGGTTCTTGGTTTCTCCAAACCCATCTGCGACCATCTTCCTATTAGGATTTGCTGAGGCAGGTAATAACTGGGGAAGTTACTCGGAGTTTAATCCTTATGATTTGAAAAAGTCAGCTGGTTTTGGTGCTAGGATCTTTATGCCTGCCTTTGGACTCTTGGGGATAGATTGGGGATATGGATTTGATCCTGCTCCAGGGGAAATCCAGCCAAGCGGTGGCATGTTCCACTTTACCATTGGTCAACAATTCAGATAA
- a CDS encoding OmpH family outer membrane protein, which translates to MKKCLGLVLFLSLLSAATMAQKIGFVDSEYILNKHPDYKVKQQEMKSLGDAWKKEAQNLEKEIQEMYNELKAEEVLLTEEMYDERMKSIREKEAAATAFNTRVFGINGQYFQKQDELMKPLQSEIFDAIDKVAKRNGIAIMFDKAADLSMIYTDPVHDYSDFVIEELGIEENK; encoded by the coding sequence ATGAAGAAGTGTCTTGGTTTAGTATTATTTTTATCACTGCTCAGCGCTGCTACGATGGCGCAGAAGATTGGGTTTGTGGATTCTGAATATATACTAAACAAGCATCCTGACTATAAGGTGAAACAGCAGGAGATGAAAAGCCTGGGAGATGCTTGGAAAAAAGAGGCACAGAATTTGGAGAAAGAGATCCAGGAAATGTACAATGAACTCAAAGCGGAGGAAGTACTGCTGACCGAGGAAATGTACGATGAGCGTATGAAATCCATTCGCGAAAAGGAAGCTGCCGCCACAGCCTTTAACACAAGGGTATTTGGGATTAATGGGCAGTATTTTCAGAAGCAGGATGAGCTGATGAAACCCTTGCAATCAGAAATATTTGATGCAATAGATAAGGTGGCCAAGAGAAATGGTATTGCCATTATGTTTGATAAAGCTGCCGATTTGTCAATGATATATACTGATCCGGTACATGATTATTCGGATTTTGTGATAGAAGAACTAGGAATAGAAGAAAACAAATAA